One genomic window of Sulfurovum lithotrophicum includes the following:
- a CDS encoding YihY family inner membrane protein, producing the protein MRKLFREYYIFLRDFFKDLFDDRLGYYASSLSWNTIFSIIPLLVILLYVFTTLPLFHEMYDKVQQLIFANLMPTQSKEIMEHINTFIANSDKLGIVGVFYVTFAAIMFFKSYDYIVNDIFELPSRGIMKSIKTYLLLIVLLPTMMGASFYVSTLIQGYLNQNEITSTIHLYSVIPYIIIWSVFYIAYQLSANTAIQKRAALTSSFIASLIWYLSKSGFVFYVMHNKTYTSVYGSISTVLFFLLWIYISWAIFLHGLRFCYLLNKDKEIEHI; encoded by the coding sequence ATGAGAAAGCTCTTTAGGGAGTATTATATTTTTCTCAGAGATTTCTTCAAAGATCTTTTCGATGACAGACTGGGCTACTATGCCTCCAGTCTGAGTTGGAATACCATTTTTTCCATCATCCCTCTGCTCGTCATTCTGCTTTATGTCTTTACCACCCTGCCTCTTTTCCATGAAATGTACGACAAGGTACAGCAACTCATTTTTGCCAATCTCATGCCCACACAGTCCAAAGAGATCATGGAGCACATCAATACTTTCATCGCCAATTCGGACAAGCTTGGAATAGTAGGTGTATTCTATGTCACCTTTGCGGCCATTATGTTCTTTAAGAGTTACGACTATATCGTCAATGATATTTTTGAACTGCCCAGCCGGGGAATTATGAAAAGTATCAAAACCTATCTTTTGCTGATTGTGCTGCTGCCTACGATGATGGGGGCATCCTTTTATGTTTCCACTCTCATTCAGGGTTACCTGAACCAAAATGAGATCACAAGCACTATCCATCTCTATTCCGTCATTCCCTATATCATTATCTGGAGTGTATTTTACATCGCCTATCAACTCTCTGCCAATACAGCCATCCAAAAAAGAGCGGCACTTACCAGTTCATTCATCGCGTCACTCATCTGGTACCTTTCCAAAAGCGGATTTGTCTTCTATGTCATGCACAACAAGACGTATACTTCAGTCTACGGCAGTATCAGCACCGTACTCTTTTTTCTTCTATGGATCTATATCTCCTGGGCGATCTTCCTGCATGGATTACGCTTCTGCTACCTGCTCAATAAAGACAAAGAGATAGAACATATTTAA
- a CDS encoding ComEC/Rec2 family competence protein → MEKPKLFETHKSFVWTMVILLFLFSIRLGWEYKNYTEFISKPFYYTYATVLNAYIKQKGKRSYQVLKLHSDNGLTFYTVTHQKELLQNRRLRLQIFPSKKIGFTDYLGSFYVKSRIRSNDPVSAGVKEDVLEKVASQHSDQKIGSFYNAIFFATPLSKEIREKISLLGVSHLVALSGFHLGILWALVYGGLLLLYRPLQQRYFPYRYALFDVGLIAIVVLGIYVWFVGAPPSLIRSYAMILAGWAVLLMAIELLSFSFLAMVAALLPVLFPSLSVSLGFWLSVAGVFYIFLLLQYFREYNKWLITLLFIPVGIFLLMLPVVHMIFGTTSILQLFSPLLSILFIPFYPLVIFLHLLGMGNLLDNALLWMFDLPSSGTEHFLPLWAGAVYVLLSLAAIRYRPMFYAALGSAFTYAGFLFFF, encoded by the coding sequence ATGGAAAAACCAAAACTTTTTGAAACGCATAAAAGTTTTGTCTGGACTATGGTCATTCTGTTGTTTCTGTTTTCCATACGACTCGGATGGGAATATAAAAACTACACGGAATTTATTTCAAAGCCTTTCTATTATACCTATGCTACGGTGCTTAATGCCTATATCAAGCAAAAGGGAAAACGCTCCTATCAAGTTCTGAAACTTCACAGCGATAACGGACTGACTTTTTATACGGTGACGCATCAGAAGGAATTGCTTCAAAACAGACGCTTACGCCTGCAAATTTTCCCCAGTAAAAAGATAGGTTTTACTGATTATCTGGGAAGTTTCTATGTTAAAAGTCGTATCAGGTCAAATGACCCTGTTTCTGCAGGTGTAAAAGAAGACGTACTGGAAAAGGTGGCTTCCCAGCACAGTGACCAGAAGATTGGCAGTTTCTATAATGCGATCTTTTTTGCGACCCCGCTTTCAAAAGAGATAAGGGAAAAAATAAGTTTGCTTGGTGTCAGCCATCTTGTGGCACTCAGCGGCTTCCATCTTGGGATCTTATGGGCACTGGTCTATGGTGGACTGTTGTTGCTGTACCGGCCTTTGCAGCAGCGTTACTTTCCCTATAGATATGCGTTATTTGATGTGGGCCTGATAGCGATAGTCGTATTGGGAATCTATGTGTGGTTCGTAGGCGCTCCGCCTTCCCTGATACGCTCCTATGCAATGATCCTGGCGGGATGGGCTGTACTTCTGATGGCCATTGAGCTTCTCAGTTTCAGTTTTCTGGCCATGGTTGCGGCTTTGCTGCCGGTTCTTTTCCCTTCACTCTCTGTCTCCCTCGGGTTCTGGCTCTCTGTGGCGGGGGTTTTCTATATTTTTCTGCTTTTGCAGTATTTCAGGGAATATAACAAATGGCTCATCACGTTGCTGTTTATCCCCGTAGGTATATTTCTGTTGATGCTTCCCGTCGTGCATATGATCTTTGGAACGACAAGTATATTGCAGCTCTTTTCTCCACTCCTGTCCATCCTATTCATCCCTTTCTATCCTCTGGTGATCTTTTTGCATCTTCTGGGTATGGGGAATCTGCTGGACAATGCATTGCTGTGGATGTTCGATCTTCCCTCCAGCGGTACAGAACACTTTTTGCCTCTCTGGGCGGGAGCTGTGTATGTGCTGTTGTCTCTAGCTGCTATCAGGTACAGGCCGATGTTCTACGCTGCTTTAGGCAGTGCATTTACCTATGCAGGTTTTCTGTTTTTCTTTTAA
- a CDS encoding FAD-binding oxidoreductase — translation MLDPKHVETLKEIVGKENVYSDKAHRIAYSYDATRTRFEPDAVVFPRNEEDVSRILVYCNHHGIVITPRGAGSGFTGGALPTNGGITLAMEKHMNRILEIDMENMVAVVQPGVVNMDLQRAVEELRLFYPPDPASEEYSTLGGNVSENAGGMRAAKYGITKDYVMALRAVRPNGDIIRAGKRTIKDVAGYNIAGILIASEGTLAVITEITVKLLPKPKFRKAYMGIFPSVDNAMNAVFRSLSGGANPVAMEFMDALVVQALKEKLGIELPEDAGALLIGDVDGNVIEEVDFQLEILEKSFKENGAQDFVIAHTDKERDTLWYARRNASPSITVFGSKKLNEDISVPRSMLPEALKRIYEIGERYNFKVPCFGHAGDGNIHVNVMVDGSDEKQLEEGHKAIEEIFELVVDMGGTLSGEHGIGTSKAPFMNIAFNEAELSLFKDIKHAFDPNNILNPGKMGLPGV, via the coding sequence GTGCTTGATCCGAAACATGTAGAGACCCTCAAAGAGATCGTAGGCAAAGAGAATGTCTACAGTGACAAAGCTCACCGTATCGCCTACTCCTACGATGCCACACGTACTCGTTTTGAACCCGATGCAGTCGTTTTCCCAAGAAATGAAGAAGATGTAAGCCGTATTCTAGTCTACTGCAACCACCACGGTATCGTTATCACCCCGCGAGGTGCAGGTTCCGGTTTTACGGGCGGTGCGCTTCCGACCAACGGCGGTATCACACTTGCCATGGAAAAACATATGAACAGGATCCTTGAGATCGATATGGAGAACATGGTCGCAGTGGTACAGCCGGGAGTGGTCAACATGGACCTGCAAAGAGCTGTGGAAGAGCTCCGTCTGTTCTACCCGCCCGATCCTGCCAGCGAAGAGTATTCCACCCTTGGCGGGAATGTTTCCGAAAATGCCGGCGGTATGCGCGCAGCCAAATACGGCATCACCAAAGATTATGTCATGGCCCTGCGTGCCGTGCGTCCCAACGGTGATATCATCCGTGCAGGCAAAAGGACTATCAAGGATGTGGCAGGCTACAACATCGCCGGTATTCTTATTGCATCCGAAGGTACGCTTGCCGTCATTACCGAAATTACAGTCAAACTGCTTCCCAAACCGAAGTTCAGGAAAGCCTATATGGGCATCTTCCCCTCTGTTGACAATGCAATGAACGCTGTCTTCAGGTCGCTTTCCGGCGGTGCGAACCCTGTTGCCATGGAGTTCATGGATGCTCTTGTCGTACAGGCCCTCAAAGAGAAACTGGGCATCGAACTTCCCGAAGATGCAGGTGCCCTGCTTATCGGCGATGTGGATGGAAATGTCATTGAAGAGGTCGATTTTCAGCTTGAGATCCTTGAAAAATCTTTTAAAGAGAACGGCGCACAGGATTTTGTGATTGCACACACCGACAAAGAGAGAGACACACTCTGGTATGCGAGAAGAAATGCTTCTCCTTCCATTACCGTCTTCGGAAGCAAGAAGCTCAATGAAGATATCTCCGTACCCAGAAGTATGCTTCCCGAAGCGCTGAAACGTATCTACGAGATCGGTGAGCGTTACAATTTCAAAGTGCCTTGCTTCGGGCATGCCGGAGACGGGAACATCCATGTCAACGTGATGGTGGACGGTTCTGACGAAAAACAGCTCGAAGAGGGACATAAGGCCATAGAAGAGATTTTCGAACTGGTCGTCGATATGGGCGGGACACTCAGCGGAGAACACGGTATCGGTACCAGCAAGGCTCCTTTTATGAATATTGCTTTCAACGAAGCGGAGCTCTCACTTTTTAAAGATATCAAACATGCTTTCGATCCGAACAATATCTTGAATCCGGGGAAAATGGGATTACCCGGCGTATGA
- a CDS encoding plasminogen-binding N-terminal domain-containing protein codes for MIKIALILLTALPLFAGFFPSTVHTSVSVAKGDTIALRSSFPANGMSGIIVHNYGSDLQAITAYIAQTSKGHAKVISKDIIHHDKLPTIKTPVRAGDKVIGGYLYNNVLLLAPDADTYAKVTSSYTKNWIHPDLFAIYLSKRGDAFPTRENLSSFAKDYQIGLICIVRKNSLVLLDPISGRIINKKAMGNLPAKAQFPFYMHFNEIRTGWFSKSSTGSYYQTMEAL; via the coding sequence ATGATCAAAATAGCATTGATATTGCTGACTGCCCTGCCCCTTTTTGCAGGATTTTTTCCTTCGACCGTTCACACTTCCGTTTCTGTTGCCAAAGGAGACACAATAGCACTTCGCTCCTCTTTTCCTGCCAACGGTATGAGTGGCATCATCGTACACAACTACGGTAGCGACCTTCAGGCTATTACTGCCTATATTGCGCAAACTTCAAAAGGGCATGCAAAAGTGATCAGTAAGGACATCATACATCATGACAAGCTGCCTACCATAAAAACACCGGTCAGAGCAGGAGACAAGGTCATAGGCGGGTATCTTTATAACAATGTTCTGCTTCTTGCCCCTGATGCAGATACTTACGCAAAAGTCACTTCCTCTTACACAAAGAATTGGATACACCCGGATCTCTTTGCCATTTACCTTTCCAAAAGAGGCGATGCCTTTCCTACACGTGAAAATCTTTCCTCCTTTGCCAAAGATTACCAGATAGGACTCATTTGTATTGTTCGCAAGAATTCCCTGGTACTGCTTGACCCTATTTCCGGCAGGATCATCAATAAAAAGGCGATGGGAAATCTTCCTGCAAAAGCACAGTTTCCTTTCTATATGCACTTTAACGAGATCCGGACGGGATGGTTCTCAAAAAGCAGTACGGGAAGCTACTATCAGACCATGGAGGCATTGTAG